Sequence from the Macaca thibetana thibetana isolate TM-01 chromosome 20, ASM2454274v1, whole genome shotgun sequence genome:
TTACAAATCAAGAAACATctgacaggcatggtggctcatgcctgtaatcctagcactttgggaggctgaggtgggtggatcacgaggttgggatttcgagaccagcctggccaaaacgatgaagccccatctctacaaaaaatagaaaaattagccaggcatggtggcgcacgcctgtaatctcagctactcaggaggctgaggcaggagaattacttgaacccgggaggcagaggttgcagtgagccgagatcatgccattgcactccaatctgagcgacagtgagactatctcaaaaaagaaaagaaaagaaatatctgtgTTAGAATGGCAGTAGGAGGGGCTGTTAACTTGCCACTGGAGAACTGAAAGGGGCAGTGAATGCCAGGTGCCTGGCAgcataagaaataagaaataaaagtgaagcggccaagtgcggtggctcacatatgtcccagcactttgagaggccaaggcggacggatcacctgaagtcaggagttcgacgagaccagcctggccaacatggtaaaaccccatctctactaaaaatacaaaaattagccaggtgtggtggcaggtgtttgtaatcccagcttctaaaaaaaaatcaagcaagaaAAGAATTGAAATTCGAATGCCTTATCCCACTACAACCACCCTGTCTTCAAGGTTGTTATTCCACCTACCCAGGGTTCTGGTGCCTCACTTTTTACTTTACCTGATATCGTCAGTTACTGATACTGTCCTTTCTAGTTAAGGATTAGCCTAGGCCTTAGAAATCCCTGATCCGGGCTACTGCATCACCCTCCGTACCTTTCTCCCTCCAATCCACTGGCCACCAATGATTCTTGTTAGAAGAATCTTGTTGCACGTTTGCAAATCTGTTTCTCCGAGAACAGTAaggctgggccaggcacggtggatcatacctgtaatctcagcactttgggaggctgaggccggcagatctcttgaggtcaggggtttgacactagcctggctaacatggtgaaaccccatctctactaaaaatacgaaaattagctgggcgtgatggcaggctcctgtaatctcagctactcgggcggctgaggcagaaaaattgcttgaacccaggaggcggatgttgcagtgagctgagatcttgccactgcactccagactaggcaacagagtgagactgtgtcaaaaaaaaaacaaaccaaacaaaaaaaacggcggccgggcgtggtggctcaagcctgtaatcccagcactttgggaggccgagacgtgtGGATCACCGGGTCAGgagatttgagaccatcctggctaacacggtgaaaccccgtctctactaaaaaatacaaaaaactagccgcacgaggtggcgggcgcctgtagtcccagctacttgggaggctgaggcaggagaatggcataaacccgggaggtggagcttgcagtgagctgagatccggccactgcactccagcctgggcgacagagcaagactcggtctcaaaaacaaaaacaaaaacggctgggcatggtggctcacagctgtaatcccagcactttgggaggccgaggcaggcagatcacctgaggtcaggagttcaagaccagcctggccaacatggcgaaaccccatctctacgaaaaatacaaaaattagctgggtgtggtggtatgtgcctgtaaatcccagctactcgggagtctgaggcaggagaatcgattgaacccagggtTGGGGGGcgtggggcggaggttgcagtgagcgatcgtgccactgcactccagcctgggcgacaaattgagactctgtctcaaaaaccaaaacaaattttaaaaaaccatataGGCGCTCCACCCAGATCCTCTGGGAGTTCttgctgtttctgtttctgtgtggCCCAGATTACCTTTGATGTGCTTTCAAAGGCCCACACCAGCACCTGAGACTATCCTTAAAACTCCATCCTTAACAGAGCTGCTTGCTTTACCGACAGACTTTAACCAGTGACTGCCAAGTGGAGAAATTAATCAGTGACTCTGAGGTTTAGCTCTCTCACCTTCCACCCTGAGGCATAATTGACTGGTTCTGGGCTTTTGCCTGAGGTCACGTCCTTGCTTggcttcttccccttctccttcctgcttcccCTGCTCTGTCTTGGGAGCACTTTCTTAACAAATCACGTGGACACGAATCCTCTCAGGGACTCCAACCAGAACCATCCCTTCCCAGCTCAAAACTCACCcatgggccaggtacagtggctcatgcctgtaatcccaccactttgggaggctggggtggaaggatcatttgagcccaagagttcaagtccagcccaGGGCAACATAGGGTTTTGTAGAAACCCTGttcctacaaaaaattttaaaatttagcctggcatgatggtcccagctactcagaaggctgaggtgggagaatctcttgagcccaggagttcaaggctgcagtgaactctgcAGCCACCAtattccagcctgtgcaacagagcaagaccccatttctaaataaataccCATGGGTCCCTACTGCCTCAAGATAAATCCCATGTTTCAGGGCCCTGGCCTCTGATGGCTGCCTGCTTCTCCAGCCTCACCGTCCTGCCCTGCAGCTGGCAGGATTTTTCAGTCTAGCAAGTCACTGTGGTTTCCTAGCCTCCTCCATTTGACCTCCAGATACAACTTACCCTCCATCCCCCTGAAGGGTAGGAAATGGTACAGGCCTAGAGTCAGCCTTAGGAAGTGTGCTGTGGAAGCTCAGATGTGAAAGTAAGAGAACTTTCCAGttctcctcccagccccaccaGGCCACCCTTAGGCCTTTCTTCTTCCCTGGCAAGGTGGGTAGGGTGTTCCCACCTAAGACGTCATCTGGAGTTCTGATTCAAGTCTAACCTTGAGCCTACCTGGTATCTTTGTCCAAATCCTTGCTCCTCCCTATCAGGGCCCCGCCTTTCCTTGCAGTGGGGCACCCAGTCCCTGCTGGGGCCTGCCAGGGCACAACCTTGTATGTTCTTTTCCTTGGCAGCAGCAGACACAGTATTTTTAACCTTACTCAGGCTCGGGAATCAGTTGGCTCAGGAGGTTGCCCAGTCTGGTGACCTTCACCTCTATAAACTGTAACTGCCAGGAAAGGAAGAGTCAGAACTGAGGCCAGAAGCTGGGTCAATCTGGGCCTTCGATATTATCTGGGACCCGGAAACATTTGTTCAACGAGATGAAAGCTCTTTGTATAAGGTGTTGCGGTCATCCCACTCCCACCAAATCAAACATGCAACAGACTTGGGACCCATTCTACTCCTGGCCCACCAGGCTCTCAGGGCAGGTAAGAGACTGGGACACAAACCAGTTCAACCCAAGGGCTCAGTGAACCTGAATGGGGACAGAAACAAAAGCTCAcctgccctccccacacacagGGCCCGAGAGGGCATTCAAAATGTGAACTTTAATAACAAACGACAGGTCAGAGTGGGGGTTCCCCAGGAACGAGAATGACGGAGCTGGTGCTGGAGGCCTCAGGGTGCCCACTTCCCCTCTCCAAGGTCTGGAGGCGAGGAGACAATGGACCCTATTGAGGCGGGGCGGTGCCCAGCTCCATGTAAGTCCATCTGTCTGGGACCCTGAGACCCAAGATGCAGCAGCGTGTGGAGCAGGAGGCCACCCTGCCTGACCCAGGAGGTCCTGCAGGGAATGCGGCCCAGGCTGGTCAGGTGAGCAGGCCAAAGGCTGTGGGGTCAGATCCGGAAGCTTTCCTCCCGGCCATCGATGTGGCGGAGCCGCAGGTAGACGTCCGTGCCAATGCCCTGCAGGGACTGCAGCTGCAGAGACCCACCGAGGTACTCCGCGTAGGCCCGTGACGTGGGCAACCCGAAGCCAAAGCTGGTGGCGGGCAGGGGGACAGGACAGGAGGCTTCAGAGGCTTGAGTCTCCTGGGGTCCCCCACCCCTCCATCCTGGTCTGGCAGGGTCTCACCCGTGCATGGGTCCTGACTGGGCGCCACTGTGCATGTCCAGGTGGCCAAAGAGGGGGCTGATCCGGGGGTCCTGTGTGCTGGCCTCAGCGGTAGTGAAGTGGTAGTCCATGACCCGGTCCAGATCTTTGTGAGCGATTCCTCCACCACGGTCTGAGATCCTAGCAAGATGGCAACAATAATGGGCTTGGCTCAGCTTTGACGGGGGACTCACCACCAGCAAGCAGACAGTGCAAAGTTTGCCTTCCTGTCCCTTCCACCCAGAGCTGGAATGTGGACCACCTAGACCCTAGGGCCTTGTTTGTATCATCCTCACCTCTGCCAGGGCCACTGACTGCTTATACCTTCTCACAGGATGTGACATTTATCCTCGGCCCAGCATCCTAGACCAACTCCTGACTGCTTCTCAATTTCAAGCTCCTCAGCTGCTGACAGAGGCAGGATACCTAGGCCTGCAACTGGCCCCAGATCCATTAATAAGCAGCTCATGGCCATCTCAGGATCCAGAGAATAGTTTATCTGGTCAAGGACCAAGTCCCAGAATGGGGCAGGAAGGGGCTCAAGGTCCTAGATCAAGTCAGAAACAGTGCCTGGACCCCCATCCCATCCACCTCAGCCGAACTCCCACTCGGGGCAAACCTGATGATCAGATCAACATCATTGTTGGCGATGGTGATGACCACATCTGGGACATTGTAGGGAGTGTCTAGGTGACTCTCCATTGTGGCTCTATGCAGAGGGGAAAGACCAGTAAGTAGAAGCACCCCGGTTCCTGTCTGCCTCCCACCCAGCACATCCAGCCACCCCACCTCATGGCGTTCTTGAGCAGCTCCGGCAGGATGTAGTCCAGTGGCATAGGGATGAAGGGAAACCGGGCGGCCACGTGGCCATTGATGCGGACACGGGGTGCATTGCCATACTTGTGCTCACACAGGCGTCTGTGGACAGGAGCGAGGGTTCCGTCAGGGGCCCCTCCGCCAGTGGTTTGCAACTGGAGACAATTCTGCCCCCCTAAGTAATATATGGCAATGTAcagagacatttttgtttgtcacaacTAGGCAATACTACTGgcgccagggatgctgctgaacttCCTAACATGCACAGGGCAGCCCCTatgacaaagaattatctggctggaaatgtcaatagtgccatcATTGAGAAACCCTGCTCCCCACAGACCATGCCCCGGGCAAGGGCTCAGACCCAATCCTTCCCTGCCCCAGACGTCTGACCACCCCCTGAGCCATTCTTGCCTCACCTGGCAAAGTCCACCCACTTCTCAATAATCTTCTTTGGTGAGAGACGAGTACAGATGATGCCGACAAAGTCAGGCTGGCCGGAGAAAGGAGGTCAGGACTACCCACACCCCTAGCCCCACCCCCAGATGCTGGCAACTTCGGAACTGCCCCAAAGCACCAGCTCCACAGCCTCAACCCCCAGGCCCTTGACACGGATCCCCAGCCCAGTCTCCTCTGTCTCACTTAACGTTCCCAGGTGGGTCTCAGGTCCCAGAGCCCTACCTTGTCCTCATGCAGCGCCAGGTGATGCGTGGCCAACATGCGGATTCCAAGCCTCGAAGTCAGCGTCTTGTCCAAGAAGTAGCGTACGAGCATTTCATCCTGTAAAGAGTGAGGTCTCAGAATCCCGtgcccttcccagcccccagcatGCCCAACCCCTCCTTCACTGCCCCAACCTCTATGTGCTTCCGGCTCTCACGCAGGCCCTCTGCCAAGAGGGTCACCACATCCTTGTGGTCATCCAGCAGCTGTCGCACCAGCTGGCAGTACTGGGTGTCGTCCGCCTGGTCCTTAATCTGCAGGTCACAGAGTCATGAGGAAGGGTGGTCCAAGCCCAGCCTCTCAGCCCCTCACCCTGCTCTGTCCCAGCACTCACCGGAGGGAAGTCTGTCAGTTTCTGGAAGGCACGGATGTATAGCTCGTGCTGCAAGGAAGAGGTGTGGGAATTCACAGAGCCGCATGGGCACTGAGCAGAGAACAGCCACCCCCACCTACCCATGGGGCTCACCACCCAACTGGTCGACCACGTGATCAAACCCCTACTGCCACCCTTCCAGGCTCCATGAATACACACCTTTGGCTTCTGAGGGCCTGGGGTTGAATCCTTTGTGGCCCTGACACCTTTAGGCAAGCAATCGTCTGCCACTCTGGGCCCCAGACTCCCCACTTGCCCCCTGGGCAGGGTGGCCCGCTGACTGAAGGTCCTCTCTACCTTACCACGTGCAGTATGGTGGGGTTGCAGCCAATGATGAAAGGAAGGCAGCGGAAGCCCTTGATGCGGTGAGCAATCCTCACTGGAAGTTCTTGTTGCAGGTAACGAGCACTTTtctaggagaaaaagagaaaggaaggcgGGGCTGGAGCCTGAGTGTCCCGGAGAGCTCCAGGATCCACGAGGAAAATAGAGGGCATAAATCTTACCAGAAGGTGGCTGCCGTCCTGAGAGCGGCCGGAGTAGAGCATCATGGTGGGCGTGAGGCGGACTGAGGGCTAGGGAGGGAGAGGGGCCTTGAGCAGAGAACCCCCAACACTCTCACTCGCAGCCACATCCCGGACCCCGGGCTCGCCGCCCCCTTGCGCACCTTCTCCGCTGCCGCGTCGATGGCAGACTGGTTGTAAAAGGAGGTTACGGTCTTGGAGCGCTCCCGAGCCATCTCCACGTGGTGTGTGTCGGTGGCTGACGTCGAGCGGGCCCGGAGCGCGAGTGTGGGCCCCAGGAGGGGCCTGAGTGGAGGCCCGCCCCGGGGGCCGCTCCCCAGTACCGACGCCAGGATCATCGTCCTGCTCCTTTCAGATCTGGTGGCCGCTAGGGCTGAGGGCCCAGGTGACCCGAAATGGCGCAAGGGGGTGTGGGTAGGTAGGGGCTCTTCTCCGACTTCAGGGACCAGGGTGCATCGAGGATGCTGACAGGCTCAGCCCACGGAGGGCGCTCCCATCTACCGGGGCAGGGAAGAGGAAGTTGTAAGGATCTGAATCCACACAGCCTGCACCTTATCTCCACCTGTACATCAGTCTACCTAGACCCGGGCGacctctccccatccctcccaccGCCTCCCCAGACGCACACAGGCTGCGCCCAAAGGACCTAGCCTCGCGGGGCTTCTATTCCCCAACCCGAGGCTCTACTGGCGGTGGGAGGGCTATCGGGGGAGGAGCCCTTCAGACCCTTCCAGCCCGAAAACCTCGCCGCGGCGCCCCGGGGTCCTGGGCACCCTCCTCAGGGGGCGGGGCTGCCCCTGCCTGCCCAGCGCCTTCAAACGCGGGCTCTGAGTGCGGCCAGCGGACATGCGACACCAGCGCTGGGCCCCCGGGGCCAGCTAGGGAGGATGCGGCCCGGAGTCCCCAGCGGGGTCCCCCACGCCGGTCACTTGGTTCGGCCCGGATGCCCCCCATATGGTAGATGCCACCCCGTCTGCGCGCCCGCGCTGTGATGGAGGCTGCGGACGTACGCCGCGGGGCCTCCGCGGACTCGGTAAGGCGCAGTCGCCCCACTTACCGCGGGGCCGGAGCCAGGGGCCGGGTCCCAGCGGAAGGGCTCGAACAGTCCACCCGCCGGGAGCCCAGCCGCCTGCGCCTCCGCCGCCGTGACGTCACGTGGGCGTCAGCGCCAAGTGCGTCCTGGGAGTTGTAGTTTGGTCTGAGGACGTGCAGCCCCGGGCGCCCACGCATCCAGGCCACGCCCCTGCTCCCGGACCCCAAACAGCACCGCTTACTCCACACGGCTTCCGAGGCTCTCCTTGTCCCTCCCGGCCTCTATCTTCCGCTCCATGAAACGGGCTCCCTGGGAGCTGGAAGATCTTAGATGTAAAGCGCACAAATCACGTCCTACCTGACTCCTTCTCGGAGGTCTTGTCCTCGTTCCAGTTCTTGGTTCATTTATGGGAAACCAGGCTGGCTGGTTCAAACCCCAGCTCCTTAATATctggagcaagttatttaactgctCAGTGCTTGGTAAGATGAAGAGGTATCATCAGTCTTGAGGTTGTGTGGATTACATTAATTTATATGACTGCCTAAAACAGTGCCAGGCGTGGAATTAGCACTATATAAAGgttaggcattattattattcactCATGTCTGCAGAGAATGCAAGTCGCTGACTGGGTGTCTTTTCTGCACCAGGAG
This genomic interval carries:
- the BCKDK gene encoding 3-methyl-2-oxobutanoate dehydrogenase [lipoamide] kinase, mitochondrial, producing the protein MILASVLGSGPRGGPPLRPLLGPTLALRARSTSATDTHHVEMARERSKTVTSFYNQSAIDAAAEKPSVRLTPTMMLYSGRSQDGSHLLKSARYLQQELPVRIAHRIKGFRCLPFIIGCNPTILHVHELYIRAFQKLTDFPPIKDQADDTQYCQLVRQLLDDHKDVVTLLAEGLRESRKHIEDEMLVRYFLDKTLTSRLGIRMLATHHLALHEDKPDFVGIICTRLSPKKIIEKWVDFARRLCEHKYGNAPRVRINGHVAARFPFIPMPLDYILPELLKNAMRATMESHLDTPYNVPDVVITIANNDVDLIIRISDRGGGIAHKDLDRVMDYHFTTAEASTQDPRISPLFGHLDMHSGAQSGPMHGFGFGLPTSRAYAEYLGGSLQLQSLQGIGTDVYLRLRHIDGREESFRI